The genomic DNA GAGAAGAGAACAGGAAGAAGGGCAGACGCGTGCTCTCCCACTTCGATGGCAGCTTAAgtctcaaagtgaaaaaaaaaaaaaaaaaacaaaaaaaaaacaccaaaccaaaaaaacctgtcaTGTCTCTCCTCGTGATGACAGTGACATAAACGAAGCCCGAGGTGTGATGAAATCGTCTGCAGCTGTTGCAGGCGGCGCTTGCACTTTCCACGGCGTGTGGGTTTGGAGGCGTGTGGCTGTGTGGGAGTCAAtggaaacgggggggggggggggggggggggctgcgatGTGTGGCATTCGGAAACACGCCGAGAGCTCTGTTTCCACCCAGAACTCTCCTCGTTCGCCTTGTTTCGTGTATAAATAAGACTTCCCAAAAAAACTTGATGCTGCTTCTGAACAGCCTAAGGTCCCCAAGCATCCCCTGAGATTTCCCCTGGGTCTACGCTGTTGCCACAATACCTTTTCTTTTGGCCTAGCACAAATTAAACCTAACTCTGTGTCGAAAAACCACTTGTCACTTCAGCACAAACTCCACCTGGTGAGGTTGTTGGCAGAGACCTCAGTGCTTTGCTTTTCGGCAGTAACAGCTCTCTTGGGGGAGAGGTGCTTCTTGAGCGACCAGAAGAAATACTTCATGCAGAATAAAGGAGAtatttcggtttggttttttttctctattagaTTCTCATTCAGATTCCCAATCCAGTGCTGCAGActggatttattatttaaaaggatTTCTGGAGAAAAGATTTCTGTGAGAATATCAGCTTCTGAACAGGCTAACAGGGAACTGCAGGCAGAGCTTAAGTCCAGATGAAGAATTGGGTCTTGCCTAGCACAGAGCTCAAAGCCAGGCAGAAAAGTGATCAGACAGCAAttttccaggctgctgcagcGGGCATCCCTCATCTTCTCCAAACCTCCTGTGTGCCATGTGCCATCCTCACTTGAGGCTCGCTTGGGTGGCAGAAACGCAGCAGAGCATCTCTCTGCTGGTGTGTGATTGCACCAGGGCTGGAGTGTGGGCTGGTATCACGGTCCCGAGCCATCAAAAGGGCATGAAAATACACCTTCTGTTAATCTAAGTAATACTTTGATTCTCCAGATGTCCGTGGCAACATCAGCCAAGGGCTTGTGAGACCTCTGCCATGGAGAGCGTGGCTTGAGCAAATCCCACCTGGAGCAGAGGTGCCATGGCAGGGGGTGGGCAGGCAAGTCTCTCCTGAATTCGGCTTATGTGAGCTACCACGACTATTACACCAACTTCCTGTAAAAAGAGACCGTTAATACTAATATGAATAAACCACATTGCTATGGCAGCAGGGGAAATGGCTCGTGTTGCACCCACAGTATTTTCTACTTGAAAAAAAACCTTATTGAGGTTTTTCTCATTGAACGATTTCTGAACTTCTGGCACCATTTTGTGTAGCATCTTTTTCCCTCGGAAGCTAAAAGTAGCTCTGGGGGATTGTACAGGGCCATCCTGCTCACCTCCCACATGGCTGGGCATGGGGGACAGTGGCCAGAAAGGACGGTGATGGGCTTGTGCCGGTGCTGGCCTTCAGCTATAGGAATTCCCGTTGTCTTGGTAAACCTCTCATGGGGGGGGGCAGATGCGCTGCTGCAGTTTGCAGCAGTGTGTTTTGTCTCTTTGCAAGCcagcattttgcttttctccccAGTGCAAAAAGGaggttaaaataattttgaaaaggcaTCTAAAATGTTCTGCAGGTGCTCGAGAGGTGTCAGCATTCCAAGTGCTGCCACGCGTTGGTCCGTGTAAGCGTTTATTGGTGATGCAGGCAGTTACAGAGGGGAGAgaattatatttaaaactttttttaaaaagggatttttttattgtatacaataggaaataaaaaaataaatattttttcattgctgTGAACAAATTACAATGTGCTTTGTGGTTTCCATGAATTAGCAGTGCTTACTCAGCCAACAACACTCAGGTACAGACACACTGGCTCAGACTCCTGTAGGGATGAGGTGGTGGAGTATTGTTTTATTATATagaagagtttttaaaaagaaaaaaagtctttctgtgtTCCAACACTCTCTGGGATTCACAtcatttttctacaaaatatataattttttttataaattaaatctATAAAACCACATTTGCATTAAATAAAACCTCATACCATCAcagtatttttacatttcaaaatgtaacatttcatatgttcacagaaaaataaattttacaagaAGGTGCAAATGAAATACCAGTAAAGCCCAAAGCTTCTGTTGTTTgattgtaaaaaaattattcttaaaaatgcATCCACATTTGAGCCTTTCTTAAAAATCTCTCGTAGCCTATTGGGTGGCACCTTTGCCTCTGCTTATTATAGTGAGTTCTCATTACAGTAAACTTCAGAAAGGCTTGGTTCTTCTGACAGTGTTTTAATCACGCTGCTGTTAATAAAGAGTAGATGTGATGGCGCAGGGTCAGTTATCAGTGAAAGGGAAATAATCTGCCCCATCTTTGGTGAAAAGAGAACCTGAAAGGCTTGATTGACGTCTAGCCTGAATAAATACCCTTGAAGCATGGCCCCGTGGCTAAAACTAATCCAAGGCAGCCATATGGCTTCAAACCATACGGCTTTCAAGCCAGAAATGGGAACTGATGGTAGAAAAATAGTGTCTGGACGCTTCAATGACTTTGTGATTTGGGGGTATGTCATTTGCTACACCCCAAAATGGAGGCTTGGTTAATTATTTAAATGACAAGTCCTTTGGGGCCATCTTATGCTCCTTGCTCCGTGGTCAACATGGCTTGAGGCAGGCTCTTGGCACTCTCTGTAGAAATTAGTCACAGCTGGATAGTCTtttgcttcagaaataaaatagcaaGACCCCAAAATCTTTGCTGCCTCTTGCTGAAGCCGGGGTGCGTGACCAGGACACGGCTGGGTAATGGCCCCACCAGTGACAATGGGGCACAGCATCACCTCTGGCCACGGGTCCACATCCTCCCACTGCCAAAGCTACCTGCTTCTGGCTGCTCAGCTTAGAAATAGGGCCTCTGGGGATTACATGGTGTTATTTATATTCAGAGAAAATTTGCAACCAAAGTATTAAATCAACATATTTTTGgtcaggtttgggtttttggagtggtttgtttgtttttttccaacccTCACTGAAATCAGCTTGTCTAAGTCATCGTTCTCAGTGTCCTGGCGGAAAAAAAATTGGGCCAAACCCCAAAATATAGTGAACATTTGAAGTCCTGGCAACCGTTTGGGGAAGGCCAGCGCTAGTAGTCCATGGCGTCCTCCCTGAGCACATCTCTGGAATGCTTCCTCACGTAACTGAGGTTGTGGAGCTGAATGCTGTCATGCAAATCCTGCCTGGAAAGGCGTCTCCTGAACTCATCTGTAGTAAAGTAGTAGATGACTGGGTCCACGCAGGAGTTCAAGCTGGCAAGGCACAACGCTACAACGTGAAACACCGAGATCACCTTTTGGACGCACCCGTTTTtaatctttttggttttgacaaaGAAATCTAGTGGAAAGCTGATATGATAAGGTGCAAAGCAAATCAGAAATACCAGAGCGCAGGTGAGAATCatctttaaagccttttttttctccccgagGTCATGTGAAGcagaattttgttcttttagTGATAAGATAGTCTTCCATGAGCAGTATAGGATGATAAGTAGGGGTGTTACGAACCCCACCAATTCACCTATGGTCATCATTGCAATGGAGATGGGAAGGTCAACTTCCTTTACAGGGAGGTCCACAAAACAGGTGTTTTTAGCATCCTGGTGAAGTCTGAGAAGCGGGAAAGGCAAACAGCCAATGCAGACCACGACCCACCCAACGATGCTGATATACACATCACAGATGCGTTTGCAGTCACTGAATTTGAATGGGTGCATAAGAAACAAATATCGTCTTACGCTGATGCAAACCAAGAAGTAGATGCTTGCATACATATTGACGTACTTCAGGTAGAAGCAAAGCATGCAGAGACCTCCTCCAAATTCCCACGTCCCGGTCAAGTAGTAGAAAATCCTCAGGGGCAAGGACAAAACCTGCGATAGGTCGGCAATGGCTAAATTGATCATAAATATTACGGCCCTTTTAGTCTCTTTCATGTACCCATAAAAGACCCACAAAGCTAACGTGTTTCCTATCAGTCCAGGGATCAGGATGAAAGTGTACGTAATAGCATAGTAGGGCTTGAGGTCTGTTTCGGTGCAGGTCGAACCGTTTGTCATGGTTGTGCTCCAGATCCGTGCTCAGCCCCAGCATGATAACATGTTCCTCACTTGCGTCCTGCAACCAGGTTGTCGGTGCTTAAATAAAAAGGTTCAGCCCTGGCATCCATGTGTGAGGCTTTGGTTACCAGATCATCGTGTCCAGTCTGGGGAGGAGCTTGGTTATGGGGTGAGTGAGTTAATGAAAGTCCTGGTCGTGTGCTTTGCTCATGCTCTTTGTCAGAAGTTACCAGACCTTTCTCTAGTTGCTTGCAGGATTGACAGGGAGGGCATCCACACCGAGAAATGCATCGTCGTGTGCCAAAGCAGTCAAGAGTTTGTCACTGGAGCTGCACCGCTGTCACCTTTCAGGTGGCATTTCAGCCACTTCTCTCAACGCAGGAGTTTGACAACTGATGTGGCCCCGCAGCTGAAAGACAGAAAGGTGCAGTTATAACACCGTGGGGAGACACGGGTCTTACAAATCAAAACGTACAGGAAAGCTTGCAAGAGCGGTAGGAGCATCTCTCTAGCAGAAACCTGCTGCCGGTTGCATCTGTGGCGGTCAGCTCTTCTCCTGCCTAACAAGTGCCATGCCTTGGCCAGTGAAGGAAGGAGTAAAACCACTGaggaataaatagaaaatatgtttAACTGCTGCTACAAAACAGCCTCCTGTGCTGTATCAGCAAGCAGAAGCCACTCCCAGTCACGGTGCCTGTTTAACTTGCTGCCAGGTTTCTGCAGCTGCATCTTTCCCAGCTTCAGCTTTTCCATCCGAATCTCTCTTTGCCTCTGGTTGTGTTGGTTGCCCCATGCCCGAGCGTGCGGGCAGTGCAGAGATGCTCTGGCGAGCACCGTGCCTGCATCCCTCCTTGCTGCCCGGCCGCGGGCAGAGGGATACTCTCACCTCATACAGCACTCATGAGTTTAACACTCTCCTGGTCTTCCCAGGAAAGCCCTGCAGAAACTTCCCAC from Accipiter gentilis chromosome 24, bAccGen1.1, whole genome shotgun sequence includes the following:
- the GPR174 gene encoding probable G-protein coupled receptor 174, which gives rise to MTNGSTCTETDLKPYYAITYTFILIPGLIGNTLALWVFYGYMKETKRAVIFMINLAIADLSQVLSLPLRIFYYLTGTWEFGGGLCMLCFYLKYVNMYASIYFLVCISVRRYLFLMHPFKFSDCKRICDVYISIVGWVVVCIGCLPFPLLRLHQDAKNTCFVDLPVKEVDLPISIAMMTIGELVGFVTPLLIILYCSWKTILSLKEQNSASHDLGEKKKALKMILTCALVFLICFAPYHISFPLDFFVKTKKIKNGCVQKVISVFHVVALCLASLNSCVDPVIYYFTTDEFRRRLSRQDLHDSIQLHNLSYVRKHSRDVLREDAMDY